ATGCTGGAAAAGATAGCAGATTTTTATGATGAAGAGGTCGACCAGACAGTTGAAAACCTTACCGCTATGATTGAACCATTTATGATGGTTTTTCTAGGCGGTATGATCGGTGGATTGGTGGTCGCCATGTATCTACCGATATTCAAAATCGCTTCTGTGGTTTAATATTCAGGAGAAGAAATCGCCTCAGCAAATTCATTTTGGACAAAAAATGTAAAATAGAGGCTGTTTTTTGATTAAAATTGAATAAAAGAAAGCGCATAAGTTGACATTATTTTCTCAAAGTATATGATAAGACAAGATATCTGATTTATACTTCATCTATTAAAGGGGGAATTATGACACTGACAAAAGCCGATCTGGTGCAGCAGGTTTACAAAAAACATGCAAACCTTACCAAAGCGCAGGCAACCGAATCCGTTGAAGCCTTCCTGCGAATTTCCAAAAACTCGCTCATTTCAGGATCAGATCTGCTGCTGAGCGGTTTTGGCAAATTTAATGTTAAAGACAAGAGTTCCAGAAGAGGAAGAAACCCGCAAACAGGCCAGGAGCTTACCCTTGAGGCTAGAAGAGTGGTAACTTTTAAGCCATCCGGTATTCTTCGCGACAAGATTAACGAGAATTAACGGGGTTCCTGTCCTCTTTTTAGGTATCCATTTCTTTCAGCGGGATAGTTAATTCCCCCTGCCGTGGACACGACATCTCGCGCAAAGATTATCACATGGTTTTGTGATGAATTGTTCAAATCGGTTCTTTTCTCCTTGCAAAAGAACCGATTTTTTTATTTTTCTGATTTCCCCTAATCCTCAGCTCAAGGTCGGGACTGCTCTTTTCACGGGTCTCTGCAGCCCGGACGGCTGCAGCGAAGCCCCCATGGACGGGTTTATGGCGTCCCGATGAAAAGAGCAGTCCCGGCCTGGGCCAGAAAATGCTGAGTTTCAGGGGTAACCAGATTTATTTTTATTTACCAATAAAATTCAGCCAAAAACACTTCTCTCTCAGGCAGGTCATCAATAATATTCGAGAATATGTTAGTTACGTCATTCAGGTTCCGGATCGGAGTCCGGAATGACGCCGTAATTTCCCTACAGGGGTAAGCAGCAGATGAATGTTTACGACAAAATAGCCATCACCCAGATCCATGACTCAGGAATATACAACATCCATCCCTTCCTTCAGGATGCCCCCGCTTCTAAAGATCTGACGGCATCTATAAAGACCTCTGGGCTTTTGTCTCCTCCGGTTTTATTACAGCAGAGACAAGAGGCGAAATTTGATGTGATATGCGGCCGACAGAGACTCAAATGCGTTGTCTCCGAATTGGGTGCAAGCGAATGCTGCTGCCGTATTCTCCCTGAGCAGACCTCCCCCGAGCAGATCTTATCGATAATCATCGAGGACCAATATTCCCGTGGCAGCCTGAGCATTATTGAACAGGCTCACTTCATTTCATTGTGCCAAAGACTCCTGCCTGCAAGAAAACAACGGGAAAAATTCATCTCCAACCTGCCGCATGGAAGAATATCAAAAGGGACACAATTTCTCCTCCCCCTGATTTCATTCCCCGAACAAATTCAGAAACAGAGCCACTATGGCGTCATCTCCGATAAAATTATTCGTGACCTGCAACTGCTCATCGAACATGATCAGTTACAATTTCTGGAACTTGTCGAAAAGCTGCAGATCAGCGGCAACAACCAGAAGAAGGTACTGCATCAACTTATCGATATCGTAAAAAAAGAAGATATTGCGCTGGAGTCCTTACTGAACCGGAAAGAAATAGTCGAGCTTCTCGATAATACTGAGATAAGCACCCAGCAGAAAAGCAGCAGATTTTTTGAGCAGATTTCCCGGATGAGCCTGCCCCTGCTGAGTGCAGCCCAAGAGAATTTTGCCCAGGAAGTCAAGGAACTGAAGCTGCCGGAGAACTGCAGCATCATACCTTCACGCTCCTTTGAAACGGATGAGGTTGTCCTTGCTATCCGCTACAGGAACCTGCAGGATGCCAAAGAGAGTTGGAAGGAATTGCGACACTGTCTGAACACGGCAGATTGACTTATACGCTGACGCGGACGACATTTCAGGGGGTAACCGAAAGAGCGGTTTAGAGCGGATAGGCGATATTTCCCTCGACCAGCATATCATCTCCAAGTCTGGTATAATTTACATCGGCAAGAACGATGGCATCCTCTCTGGTTCCTACCGGAAACCGCGGCGTCAACTCATCTCCATCACTTCCGGCAAAGAGCGGAGCATGAAAGAGATAGGCCTTATCGGCAAGCCGCTTTCTGAGAAATCCACTGAATACCCTCCCTCCGCCTTCTACAAGAACAGATGTAATTTCGTTTTTCCCCAGACATTCGAGGACCTGATCAAGATCGAGCAGACCGTCGGCATCGCTCACCTCAAAGAGTTTCGCTCCCCGGCGCTGCAAAGCTTCGCGCCTTTCCGCCTCGGTATTTTTCCCATGAAAAATGAGAGTCTCTGCTTTTGATTGAAGGTTCAGTAATTTTGCTTCAGGCTGAATGGAGAGATGTGTATCAAGAACCACCCTGACCGGGTCCCTTCCGGAATCATCCGCTAATCTGGTGGTCAGAGAGGGATCATCGATGACGGCGGTGCCCCGCCCAACCATGATGGCATCATAACAGTCACGGAGAAGATGAACCTTCTGCAAAGATTCAGCCCCCGTTATCCAACCGCTGGTACCTTTACGGTAATTTAACCTGCCGTCCAGACTGACACCCGCCTTTAGGGCAACCAGCGGTTTTCCCGTGGTGATGAATTTGATGAACGGCTGGTTTATGCTGCGGCACTCCTTTTCCATTACTCCCGAGACGACTTCGATGGAGTGGTCGGCAAGATACTTTGCACCGCTGCCGGCAACCAGCGGGTTGGGGTCCTTCATGCCGATAACGACTTTTTTGATGCCGCTCCGGGCCACGGCATGACTGCAAGGAGGTGTTTTGCCGGTGTGGTTGCATGGCTCGAGGGTCACGTACATTGTGGCTCCTTCAGCCTCGCCCCCCGCTTTTCTCAGGGCGTTGATCTCGGCGTGCGGAGTACCCGCCTTCTTATGGTATCCGGCGGCAACCACCGAGCCGTTTTTGACAATTACCGCACCTACACAGGGGTTGGGAGAGGTTCGTCCCTTTGCTCTTTTTGCTTCCGCCAGAGCAAGCTGCATAAAAAACTGATCAGTCCCGGGAATGCTCATGACGACCACTTGAGTTAGATGGCAGCTCATCCCTTGCATCCAGCAGCGTTTTCAGTTCAGCCATGAACTCATTGACATCCTTAAACTGCCGATACACAGAGGCAAAACGAACATAGGCAACTTCGTCCAATTCCGGCAGGTCTTCCATCACCCACTCACCGATAACTTTGGAGAGGACCTCCTTAGCGCCGAGGTCCTGAAGCTTTCTCTCTATGTTATCCACAAAGTCGTCTATCTTATCTACACTTACCGGTCGTTTTTCACAGGCCTTTTCAAGCCCGATGACCATCTTCTGTCGATCCCATGCTTCACGCCGGCCATCTTTTTTGACCAGCATCGGCATCATCAACTCCAGCCGTTCATAGGTAGTAAATCTCTGATTGCAGGAGAGACAGGAGCGCCGCCTTCGGGTAATGGTGCATTCTTTGTTCAACCGCGAGTCTGTCACTTTATTGTCAAGATGACCACAATAGGGGCACTTCATACAACCTCCTGAATGATGATGTCATGAGAATTTGTCATTTGCCTGCGGCAGGGCAAGATATTACTTAACTGCGATAGCGCCGGCGAAAAGTAAAATTTTAAGCAGTCTCCCTCTTCACTATCGAAGTCAGCGGAAACTTCCGGCACAGTTCCATGATCTCATTACGCACGGCTCCCGTGGTATTTTCATCGCGGGATTCTATCACCCTGTCCATGAATTCGGCTATAAGCTTCATTTCCTCGACCCTCAGCCCCCGTGTCGTCACCAAAGGTGTGCCTATACGGATGCCGCTGGTAACAAAGCGGGAC
This window of the Desulfopila inferna genome carries:
- a CDS encoding integration host factor subunit alpha translates to MTLTKADLVQQVYKKHANLTKAQATESVEAFLRISKNSLISGSDLLLSGFGKFNVKDKSSRRGRNPQTGQELTLEARRVVTFKPSGILRDKINEN
- a CDS encoding ParB/RepB/Spo0J family partition protein; protein product: MNVYDKIAITQIHDSGIYNIHPFLQDAPASKDLTASIKTSGLLSPPVLLQQRQEAKFDVICGRQRLKCVVSELGASECCCRILPEQTSPEQILSIIIEDQYSRGSLSIIEQAHFISLCQRLLPARKQREKFISNLPHGRISKGTQFLLPLISFPEQIQKQSHYGVISDKIIRDLQLLIEHDQLQFLELVEKLQISGNNQKKVLHQLIDIVKKEDIALESLLNRKEIVELLDNTEISTQQKSSRFFEQISRMSLPLLSAAQENFAQEVKELKLPENCSIIPSRSFETDEVVLAIRYRNLQDAKESWKELRHCLNTAD
- the ribD gene encoding bifunctional diaminohydroxyphosphoribosylaminopyrimidine deaminase/5-amino-6-(5-phosphoribosylamino)uracil reductase RibD, which encodes MSCHLTQVVVMSIPGTDQFFMQLALAEAKRAKGRTSPNPCVGAVIVKNGSVVAAGYHKKAGTPHAEINALRKAGGEAEGATMYVTLEPCNHTGKTPPCSHAVARSGIKKVVIGMKDPNPLVAGSGAKYLADHSIEVVSGVMEKECRSINQPFIKFITTGKPLVALKAGVSLDGRLNYRKGTSGWITGAESLQKVHLLRDCYDAIMVGRGTAVIDDPSLTTRLADDSGRDPVRVVLDTHLSIQPEAKLLNLQSKAETLIFHGKNTEAERREALQRRGAKLFEVSDADGLLDLDQVLECLGKNEITSVLVEGGGRVFSGFLRKRLADKAYLFHAPLFAGSDGDELTPRFPVGTREDAIVLADVNYTRLGDDMLVEGNIAYPL
- the nrdR gene encoding transcriptional regulator NrdR; translated protein: MKCPYCGHLDNKVTDSRLNKECTITRRRRSCLSCNQRFTTYERLELMMPMLVKKDGRREAWDRQKMVIGLEKACEKRPVSVDKIDDFVDNIERKLQDLGAKEVLSKVIGEWVMEDLPELDEVAYVRFASVYRQFKDVNEFMAELKTLLDARDELPSNSSGRHEHSRD